The Flavipsychrobacter sp. genome contains the following window.
CAACCATACAACAGGTGGCAACTCAGGTAGCCCTGTTCTTAATAGCAAAGGGGAGTTGATAGGCACTAACTTTGACAGAATATGGGAAGGAACAATGAGCGACCTATATTTTGACCCTAACCTTTGTAGAAATATAAGTGTAGACATTAGATACACTCTTTTCATAATAGACAAATTTGGAGGTGCAGGCTGGCTATTGGATGAAATGAATATTAAGCAATAACACTACCCCTCTCCCAATTGTCTTAGAAACGTAAGGAAATAATAGAACAAAGTGCAGACAGTCGTCTGCACTTTGTTTTTACGTATATTTACAAGATTCTGGTTATACCATAAATAAGTAAATGAACACTAAAGTAAAAGTATTAGCTATTGTTGCTACAATGGCTTTTGTCGTGTCTTCGTGTGCACAACAAAAAAAGGGAATAGCAATAGGGAATGGTGAGCGAAATAAAAATTACGCCTCGCTTCTTATTGCTACAGAACAAACCACTCTGCCGGGAAGACCCGAAATGCAGCCTACGACAACTCAAAAACTTCTTGTGATATGGAAAAGTAAAACACCACCAACACAGTTTTTTTGGAGAGGCAATAGCGGATGGCTTCCTTGCGATGTCTCTAAAGTATCTAATTATGATATCAAAAAGCTAGTTGACGAAAAGAATGTTTTCGCTACAGGCTATACTGCAGAACAAGTGTCTCTTGAAAACGTAAAAATGAACGATACGCTTGAATTAACACCAACACTAGGAGGTAAATACCCTATACCTGAAAGTGTAGCCGACAATGTAAAAAACACAATATTCTACAAGGCAGAAAAAACAAATTGGTTAACAATACCGGTTGAAAAATTCGTGGAAAGACCGGACATAATAATGCAATAGGTAAACGATGAAAAAAATAGTTTTAATAACGAGTGCTATACTACTTAGCATAGGTGCTACTGCGCAAGAGTGGTTGAGGGATATAGATACAAAACCTGTCAATATCAATGACCTTATAAAAGCTCACGAAGCTAAAAAACAAGCTAACAGTAGTAATGATGAGGAAGAAGGAGACGGTTACCATTTTGACAGATGGGCTTGGTATTGGTCTCATCATACGGATAAGGATGGCTATATAGTTTCACCTATAAAGAAGGTACAGGAATGGCAAAAATGGCAACATGCCAAAAACCTGATCGCTTCTGTATCTAAAACCACTGCCGACGATTCTAAATGGGCCTTTCAAGGACCTGACCAAACACCAGGTGGCTATAATGGGATAGGCAGGATAAATATAGTTGAATTTCACCCAACAGACACCAATACATTTTGGATAGGCAGTGCTGGTGGCGGGGCATGGAAAACGACTAACAATGGTTTAAACTGGACTCCTGTAAATGATAAATTCCCTGTACTAGGTGTTTCTGATATTGATTTTAATCCACTTAATCCTAATACAATATACATATGCACTGGTGACAGGGACGCTTCTGACACCTATAGCGTAGGTGTGTTAAAATCTACAGATGGTGGTGTTACTTGGGATACTACTGGGCTACAATGGAAAATAAAAGATTTCCGTTTAGCCAACAGTCTCCTTGTAAACCGATTAGATACCAGCTCTCTAACATTAGGTGCTAGTGACGGTATCTATAAATCATACGATGCAGGAAAAACATGGAGCAAGAGACAAAACGGCGATTTTAAAGAAATTGTGTATCACCCTACAGATACTAGTATAATATACGCTGCGGGGTTAGACCCTATTGGAACAAGACAAGTATTTCGCTCAAAAGACGGCGGAAATAGCTGGAATATGCAAACTGGATTTAGTGGTAACAGCAGAGTTCATATAGCTGCAACACCTGCTAATGTAAGTATAGTTAGAGCCGTTGTTGTTAATGGCAGTAACGGTCTACAAGGCATTTATGAATCTACAGATACAGGAAAAACATTTGTTGAAATTTTCAATGATAGTAGCTGTAAAAGAAACATTTTAGCAAGTGCGCCAAAAGGTGATAAATGTGGCGGACAAGGCTGGTACGATATATCTATAGCTATTAGCCCAATCGACCCTAACGAAATGGTAATAGGCGGTGTAAACACTTGGTACTCTCAAAACGGCGGAAGACAATGGACCATAGCTAGCCAATGGACAAGCAACCTACCTGGTATAAAAGTAGTACATGCCGATAAACATTACCATAGATATCACCCTTTACGCAAGAATGAACTATACGAATGTAACGATGGAGGCATCTATAAAACCTCAGACCCTAGCAGCAACTTATGGACGGATCTATCTAACGGATTAGGCATAACTCAATTCTACCGTCTAGCTGTTAGCCCAGTAGCCAGCTTTGCTGTTTGTGGCGCCCAAGACAATGGCTCTATACAGGTCTTCAACAACAAAACATATAACAACCTTACGGGAGGAGATGGCATGGACTGTCAAATGAACCCTATAGACAGTAATATCATCTATACTTCGATACAATATGGAGAATTAAGACGCTCTACAGACGGTGGTGCCAATTTTAAAGACATTCAGGCAAACATACCTGGCAAACCTAAAGGAGCTTGGGTTACACCTTTTATTCTTCACCCTAACGATCCTTCAATAATAATTGCAGGATATAATCAAGTATTTGTTTCTGCAGATACTGGTAATAACTGGACTGCTATATCGAACCCACACTCCTCCAATATACACCGTATAGCAATGACACCTGCTGACAATGACAATATATACATAGTAGTGAGGGATAGTGTTTACAACTCTCCAAATTTTGGTAGCAGTTGGTCTTATTTACCAGGCATGCCTAGCGGTACAGTATCCGACATACATGTAGACCCTTGGGATCCTTCGCATGTTTGGGCTACGCACAGTGGCTTTGGCAACAACAAAGTGCTAGATTACAGACAATCCACAGGCTGGGTAAACCATAAAGCAGGATTGCCAGACGTACCGGTAAACTGTATCGTAATAGATAGTGCAGATGGTACAAAATACATAGGTACAGATCTAGGTGTATTCTATATGGATACCAGCATGACACAATGGGAATCTTTTAGCAATGACCTCCCTAACGTAGAAGTATTTGACATAGAAATAAACAATACTACTAACGAAGTTTGGATAGCGACTTATGGTAGAGGTGCTTGGAAGTCTCCTAAGCACAAATACACCCCACCTACTAATGGTATTAACACAATTCCTTTAGCACTAGATGTTATTTCCATTTACCCCAACCCTAGTAAAGGGCATTTCAATATCAACACGAAAAATGAAACGCTAAAAGGAAACAATGCTACAGTAAAGATCATAAACATGACAGGAAGTGTTATATGGCAAAATGCTGTTAACTTTAGTAATAATGGCAATGTTGCCATCACAGCAGATTTACCGAAAGGAAACTACATTGTAGAAGTTATTGCCAACAATGTGGTGTTTGCAAAAAACAAAATGACTGTATTATAATCAGTAATACTTTTCTATAAAAAAAGGAGGCTTAAAATCCTCCTTTTTTTATTGTGCTATTAACTCTTTTGCATTTTTTATAGTAGCAGAGCTAGGGTTATCACCCCCTATCATACTTGCTATAACATTGACTCTTTCTTCTTTTTCCAGCACTCTTATATTCGTTTTTATTTTACCTGTGCTCCCCTCTTCCTTATACACATAAAAATGTCTTGACCCTCTTGCCGCTATCTGAGGTTGGTGAGTAATACATATTACCTGATGCAATGCAGATAGGTCTTTCAGCAATATACCAACCTGCTTGGCTGCCTCACCGGATATTCCTGTATCAACCTCATCAAATATCAATGTTGGCAATTTAACAGCCTTTGCAATAATAGATTTAATGCAAAGCATGATACGACTCATCTCCCCACCCGAAGCAACCTTGTGCATGGGATTGAATTGTCCACTTTTGTTAGCGTCAAAAAGAAAAGCAACATCATCTTTCCCTTTTATGGTAGGCTCTTCTTGCTCTATCAAATCAATGGATAACCTTGCATTAGGCATGCCTACTAATACGAGCAAGCTATTCAACTGGTCAACTAAATTATCTACAACACTGGCTCTACTCTTCGTAAGCTTTTTTGCTTCTACTATTAAGCTATCATAAAGTTTAGCCAACTCTTTTTCTAGCGTATTTATTTTGTTTTCCAGATCAACACTTTGTCCTAAGTCTTCACTTAGCTTTTCTTGTATTTCTAAAAGCTGATTTGTGCTATTTACACTATGTTTTTTCAATAGCTTATATCCTAGGTCTACCCGCTCGCTCAGTTGATGCATAAGTTCATCATCAACTGAAATATCACTTCTTAATGCCTCTATCTCCTCTACTATATCTTTTAATTCTATTTGTGCAGAGTTCAACCTTTTAGTGATTGCGTCTAAACCTGAAGCATACTTACTTACCGCTTCTAATGATTGCGATACCCTTCTCAATTCATTAATTACAGGTGTTTCACCTTCTTCTAAAAAGACTATAGCCTGCTGCATAGCAGCATGTATATGCTCAGCATTTTCCACTTGCTTGAGTTGCTGCTCAGCATTCTCAATCTCATCTTTTGTAAAAGAGGCTTGGCTTAGTTCCTCAAAAAGAAAATGTTTATAATCATATTCCTTTTGTATTTCAGCCTGCTGTATTTTCAATGATGCTAACTCCTGTTTTGAAACCGTATAGCTGCTAAACACTTGCCTATACATCTCTTTCAACTTACTATTTTCAGCTACAGCGTCAAGAACGTTCATTTGAAAATCATTATCTGCAAGTGCCAGATGATCGAACTGCTGATGAAGATCAACCAAATAAGAAGTAAGGTCGTTTAACTGCGTTAAGTTAACAGGTGTATCATTTATAAATGCTCTGGATTTCCCGTTTTTGTTTATCTCTCTCCTTATCACACAATCATCCTCTTCATCCAGTTCATTTTTAGTCAATAAGGCACGAAAAACTTTATTCCCCCTCACATCAAATGTAGCTTCAACGATACATTTTTCCTCTTTATTGATCAACACCGTTGTATCTGCCCTTGCACCAAGAATTAAAGACAATGCTCCTATTATAATACTTTTACCTGCACCTGTTTCACCAGTTATCACATTTAGCTGACTATCGGGTGTAAACGTCAGCTCATCAATTATGGCATAATTCTTTATGACTAGTTTCTGTAACATATATTAACTCTAGCGCAAAAATAACGAAGACTAAAGGTATTATCTTACATTGTATAGAATAGTTTTTCCTTTACCTATTTTTACTGCATGACTAAGTTTTTTCTGAGAAAGAAAGTTGGTGATAGAATAGCAAATGGCCACCCTTGGGTGTTTGCCAACGAACTGGGCGATAATACCGGCACTTATAATGCAGGAGATATTGTGGAGCTCTATTCCTACAACGGCTCTTTTGTTGGCAAAGGTTACATTAACCCAAAATCTGCTATTCGTATCAGGTTACTTACTTACAACAAAGAAGAACAAATTGACAAGCAGTTTTTCCTAAATAAAATAGAAAAAGCACAAGCATATAGAGAAACTCTTTCGTTTACAGATAATTATCGTTTAATACATGCTGAAGGAGATGGCCTACCAGGTCTGATCATTGATAGATATGGCGACTATTTTGTTATACAAATACAAACATTAGGGATTGAGGTTTGGAAAGGCGCTATTGTTGATGCTATAAAACAACTCTTCAACCCCAAGGGCATTTATACACGTAATGATTTAGGAAGCCGTAAAATTGAAGGCTTAGATACACAAAGTGCTTTTTTAACTCCAGCATTTGACACTTTAATAAAAATAAAAGAACATAACCTTTCATTTACTGTAGACGTAGCCCATGGCGAACGCACAGGTTATTTCCTTGATCAACACTTCAATAGGTCTGCAATACAACCAATAGTAAGAGGGAAAAATGTTTTAGACGCCTTTTGCAATACAGGGTCATTTTCTATACATGCGGCTCATTATGGAGCCAAAGAAGTATTGGGCTTAGATATAGAGCAGGAAGCTGTCAATATGGCTAAGAAAAATGCACAACTCAATAATTATGAGCAGATTTGTCGCTTCGAACAAGCTAATGCCTTCGATGTGCTGCGAGAGCAAGTAAATAATCACAAAAAATATGATGTGGTTATTCTTAATCCTCCTTCATTTGCCAGCAGCAGGCAAAAAATTGATACTGCTCTTAATGGTTATAAAGAAATAAACCGAAGGGGTATGCAATTGATAAAACCGGGAGGTTTTTTAGTTACGTCTTCCTCTAGCAACCTTATCTCACTTGAAGACTTCAACCACTGCATAACAAATGCTGCAAAAGATAGTAAAAGACAAGTCAGGGTTGTATACTATAACACTCAATCTGCAGACCACCCAATAGCATGGCAGATACCTACCACACAGCATTTACATTTCTATATACTACAGATAAACTAAAAGGGAGACCAATGGTCTCCCTTTTCAAATGTTATAATAAACTATTATTATAGTTGATTGTAGATTCTAGCGTCTGGACGACGGTTGATACCATAGAATTGGAAAGTCTTACGACGATATCCTCTTCTAAAATAAGTATCAGTATTACCTTCTTCAGAAATAGTTACCCAATCACGGTTTTTAGGTACATACCAACGATATACAGCAACAGTGTTAGGACCACGACGTGTTAGTGCGTAGAACTGAGTTGTTTTGTGGGTATAACCCATTTTAATCATTTGGTCATCAGAAAACTCGTCAGCGGCAATGCTAGCGTAGTCTTTAGTATCAGGATTGTACCAGCTGTTTACTTGTACACGTCCAGGACCCGGATTGCGGTAAGCAACAAATACTTGTGTCTTATCTTTCCAACCCCAATTTAGGATTTGTCCTTCTTGATATTGCCCATCGGCAACAGTTACATAATTCTGATCATCAGGATTGTACCAACGGTACACTCTAACAAGTTCATCATCTTGAGCAAAACCCATATTAGCCACGAATAATGACAATACAGTAGTAACGAGGATGAAGGTTTTTTTCATAATTGAATGCTTTTTTCTGTAATTGTTTTCCAAAATACATAAAAAATTTCTAGCCCTGCAAGTGATTGTCCTAATTTTTTTTTCAAGAACTATTAGTTGGCAGTACATTCTTGCTCAAATGCCCCATTTGGCGTACCTTTGCCCCCTTTTACAAGACAGCTTGGCAGTAATAAAAATTTGCACGGCTTTTGATTAATATTGTAACAAAGCAGCAAAAGTCTATAACTAAGCTGCATAGAATCAATAGATTAAACACAAATAACTTATACAACACAACAACATAAAAAATGATCGGTTTTCTTTCTAAAATTTTCGGTGGCAGTAAGTCTGATAAAGACGTAAAGCTTTTAACTCCTAAGGTTGCCGAAATCAATAAAATATATGAACAACTACACTCTTTATCTAACGACGAACTTCGTAATAAGACCAGTGAGTTTCGTAGTAAAATAAAGGACGCTCTTAGCGATATCAATAATGAGATCGCGGCCAAAAAAGCCGAAGCTGTAGACCACCCTGAAGCTGACTTACAAAACCGAGAATCTATATATCAAGAAGTAGATAAGCTGATCAAAAAGAAAGATGAGCAGCTGGAAGTTGTTCTAGATGAGTTGCTCCCTGAGGCTTTTGCAGTAATAAAAGAAACTTCAAGACGCTTTAGTGAGAATAAAGAAATTATAGCTACAGCAACAGACCTAGATAAAGACTTTGCCGTAGAGAAAGACCATATACGTATAGAAGGTGATAAGGTTATATATAATAACTCATGGAATGCCGCAGGTAATACTGTAGTGTGGAACATGGTACACTACGATGTACAGCTAATAGGTGGTATGGTATTGCACCAAGGGAAGATAGCAGAGATGGCTACGGGTGAAGGTAAAACACTAGTATCTACACTACCAGCTTACCTTAATGCACTTTCGGGAGAAGGAGTACATATAGTTACAGTCAATGACTATCTGGCACGACGTGACCAAGAGTGGAATGCACCAATATTTGAATTCTTAGGATTAAGAACAGATTGTATTGACAAGCACCAACCTAGCTCTGAAGAACGTAAGCATGCTTATAAAGCGGATATCATATATGGTACCAATAACGAATTTGGTTTTGACTACCTACGTGACAACATGGTACATAGCCCTGAAGAGATGGTGCAGCGTAAACACCACTATGCAATGGTCGATGAGGTGGATAGCGTATTGATAGATGACGCACGTACACCACTTATCATCGCAGGTCCTATACCTCGTAGTGATGAACATCAATTCCACCAGCTTAAACCTCGTATCCAAAAACTAGTAGAGGCTCAGCGTAAAGTAATCAACGCCAACTTAACAGAAGCGAAGAAGCTAATAGCTTCAGGCAATGTAGATAAAGAAGGTGGTGGTCTTCATTTATATAGAGCTCATAGAGGTTTACCTAAAAACAAAGCTTTAATTAAATACTTAAGTGAAGAGGGTAACCGCCAAATACTACAAAAAACAGAATACCACTACCTAGGCGAGCAACAAAGACACATGCCTAAAGTAGATGTAGACTTATTGTTTACCATAGACGAGAAGAACAATAGTGTAGACCTAACCAATAAAGGTATTGCACTCATAACCGAGTCTGGTGAAGATCCTGACTTCTTCATTCTTCCTGACATAGGCTCAGAGTTAGCAGAAATAGAGAAGAAAGAAGTTGATGCGGAAGAAAAAGCAAAATTAAAAGACCATTTACTTCAAGACTATGCTATCAAGTCTGAAAGGATACACTCTATACAACAACTCCTGAAAGCATATACGTTGTTTGAAAAAGATGACGAGTATGTAGTTATGGATGGTAAAGTGAAGATCGTTGACGAGCAGACTGGGCGTATCATGGAAGGCCGTAGATATAGTGACGGACTACACCAAGCGATCGAAGCTAAAGAAGACGTTCAGGTAGAGGCTGCTACGCAAACACACGCAACAGTAACGCTACAAAACTACTTCCGTATGTACCACAAACTAGCGGGTATGACGGGTACTGCAGAAACTGAAGCAGGTGAGCTATGGGAGATCTACAAATTAGACGTAGTAGGCATACCTACTAACGTACCAATAGCGCGTAACGACCAACAAGACTTGGTATATAAAACCACCCGTGAGAAATATAAAGCCGTTATTGACGAAATTGAAGCACTTAGGGCTGTTGGCAGACCCGTACTTGTAGGTACAACATCGGTAGAGATATCCGAACTACTTAGCCGTATGCTACAGCAAAAGAAGATACCGCACCAAGTACTAAACGCGAAACAACACGCAAGTGAAGCTACTGTAGTACAAGAAGCGGGTAAAGCTGGTAATGTGACCATAGCTACCAACATGGCTGGTCGTGGTACGGACATCAAATTAGGCGAGGGTGTGAAAGAAGCTGGAGGTTTAGCTATTATCGGTACAGAAAGACATGAGAGCCGTCGTGTAGATAGACAGCTTCGTGGTCGTGCCGGTCGTCAAGGAGATCCTGGTTCTTCTCAGTTCTTTATTTCTTTAGAAGATGATCTAATGCGTTTATTCCAATCAGACCGTATTGCAGGAATGATGGATAAATTAGGCCATAAAGAAGGTGAAGTGTTACAACACAGCATGATCACCAAATCGATAGAACGTGCTCAAAAGAAAGTAGAAGAAAACAACTTTGGCATACGTAAGCGTCTACTAGAGTATGATGATGTAATGAACTCTCAACGTGACGTTATTTACAAACGTCGTAGACACGCCTTATTTGGAGACCGTCTTTCTATTGACCTTGACAATGCAATGTATGATGTATGTACTGACATAGCACTACAAGCTGAAGAACATAGAGATTACGAAACCTTTAAGCTAGAGGCGATGAAGCACTTAGCTGTTGAGCCTAATTTCATTACTGCTGAAGGTTTTGACAAAGTAGACCTTAACCAAGTAGGAGATGATCTTTACCATCAAGTAAAAGAGGCATATACGAGAAAGAGCAACACTATAGCAGAGATCGTACACCCTACTCTACAGCGAGTAAAACAAGACAATGGCGACAGAGTTGCCAATATCGTTATTCCATTTACCGACGGCGTAAAAGGCATACAAGTATATTCTGAGCTAGATGAGGCTATTGAAGGACAAGGTAAACCTGTGATAGAGTCTTTAGAGAAAGCAATTACACTTTCTATGATAGATGAAGCTTGGAAAGATCACCTTAGAGCAATGGATGACTTACGTACATCGGTACAGATGGCATCGTACGAGCAAAAAGACCCACTATTGATCTATAAGTTTGAAGCTTTCAATCTGTTCAAACAAATGTTGCTAGAAACGAATAGGAATATCGTATCCTTCCTACTTCGTGCCAACATACCAATGGAAGAAGCACCTCAACAAGCTGCTGAAGTACCTCAACATACTGACATGAGTAAAATGAGGATGAATAAGCAAGAGATTGATGAGGCCGGACAAAGCTATGCCGCTGATGAAAATGACATTTATGATAGTGGCGAACCTGTACAACGCACTCCTGTACAAGCAGGCCCCAAGATAGGACGTAATGATCCTTGCCCTTGTGGAAGCGGAAAAAAATACAAGCAATGCCACGGCAAATAGTATATAAAACAATATACAATTAATAGCAAAAGCCCTGTCAACAGGGCTTTTGTAGTATTTAAACGAGGTTATCCACAAACAGTTTTTATTTAGTTTTGAAAATTGAAATACTACTGTTTACTTTTGCAACTTATATAGAAGAAATATGATGAATAGAAAATATACAAACATCGCCATTGCTGCTGGCTTGATATTGATCGCAGTAGCTGCACGTATTGCTAATACAGAAGCACATATCTACAACTTTGCACCTGTTGCCGCATTAGGATTATTTAGTGGCGCAGTAGTAAAAGATAAGCGTTTTGCTTTCTTATTTACTTTGATCGCTCAGTTGATATCAGACCTATACATCCAACTATTCACTGGTATGGATGGCTTCTATGGTATATCACAGCTATTTGTATATGGAGGTATGATGTTGGTAACACTTCTTGGCACTAAGATGGGACAGCCTAAAGCATTAAAAATATTCGGTTACTCTATCGCTGGTTCTGCTATCTTCTTCATTGTTTCTAATCTTGGTGTTTGGTTACAAGGTTGGTACGGAGTAACATTTAGTGGACTAGTTGTTACTTTTACTAATGCACTACCTTTCTATACAGAAATGGGCACAAGACTATTTGTTAACTCTTTTGTTGGCGATTTAATATTTAGCGGTGTTCTATTTGGCGCTTATGCTGTTTTACAACAAACTATGTCAAAACGATTAGTAAAGGAAAAAGCTCAATAAAACTTACTTCATAATAAAAATAAAAGCCTGGCATTATTGCCAGGCTTTTATTTTTATGTTCAATTCTTATGCTATCACTTATTGTATCACTACCCTTTTTCTTCCTATCACAGCTTTGCTATTGCTTAGCTCTACAATATACACTCCTGCTGGTACATCTTTAACCTCTAGCTCTACTACTCCATTGCTTCCTAACATCTTGTTATCTACCCAAACA
Protein-coding sequences here:
- a CDS encoding class I SAM-dependent rRNA methyltransferase, producing the protein MTKFFLRKKVGDRIANGHPWVFANELGDNTGTYNAGDIVELYSYNGSFVGKGYINPKSAIRIRLLTYNKEEQIDKQFFLNKIEKAQAYRETLSFTDNYRLIHAEGDGLPGLIIDRYGDYFVIQIQTLGIEVWKGAIVDAIKQLFNPKGIYTRNDLGSRKIEGLDTQSAFLTPAFDTLIKIKEHNLSFTVDVAHGERTGYFLDQHFNRSAIQPIVRGKNVLDAFCNTGSFSIHAAHYGAKEVLGLDIEQEAVNMAKKNAQLNNYEQICRFEQANAFDVLREQVNNHKKYDVVILNPPSFASSRQKIDTALNGYKEINRRGMQLIKPGGFLVTSSSSNLISLEDFNHCITNAAKDSKRQVRVVYYNTQSADHPIAWQIPTTQHLHFYILQIN
- a CDS encoding T9SS type A sorting domain-containing protein → MKKIVLITSAILLSIGATAQEWLRDIDTKPVNINDLIKAHEAKKQANSSNDEEEGDGYHFDRWAWYWSHHTDKDGYIVSPIKKVQEWQKWQHAKNLIASVSKTTADDSKWAFQGPDQTPGGYNGIGRINIVEFHPTDTNTFWIGSAGGGAWKTTNNGLNWTPVNDKFPVLGVSDIDFNPLNPNTIYICTGDRDASDTYSVGVLKSTDGGVTWDTTGLQWKIKDFRLANSLLVNRLDTSSLTLGASDGIYKSYDAGKTWSKRQNGDFKEIVYHPTDTSIIYAAGLDPIGTRQVFRSKDGGNSWNMQTGFSGNSRVHIAATPANVSIVRAVVVNGSNGLQGIYESTDTGKTFVEIFNDSSCKRNILASAPKGDKCGGQGWYDISIAISPIDPNEMVIGGVNTWYSQNGGRQWTIASQWTSNLPGIKVVHADKHYHRYHPLRKNELYECNDGGIYKTSDPSSNLWTDLSNGLGITQFYRLAVSPVASFAVCGAQDNGSIQVFNNKTYNNLTGGDGMDCQMNPIDSNIIYTSIQYGELRRSTDGGANFKDIQANIPGKPKGAWVTPFILHPNDPSIIIAGYNQVFVSADTGNNWTAISNPHSSNIHRIAMTPADNDNIYIVVRDSVYNSPNFGSSWSYLPGMPSGTVSDIHVDPWDPSHVWATHSGFGNNKVLDYRQSTGWVNHKAGLPDVPVNCIVIDSADGTKYIGTDLGVFYMDTSMTQWESFSNDLPNVEVFDIEINNTTNEVWIATYGRGAWKSPKHKYTPPTNGINTIPLALDVISIYPNPSKGHFNINTKNETLKGNNATVKIINMTGSVIWQNAVNFSNNGNVAITADLPKGNYIVEVIANNVVFAKNKMTVL
- a CDS encoding DUF6580 family putative transport protein, which codes for MMNRKYTNIAIAAGLILIAVAARIANTEAHIYNFAPVAALGLFSGAVVKDKRFAFLFTLIAQLISDLYIQLFTGMDGFYGISQLFVYGGMMLVTLLGTKMGQPKALKIFGYSIAGSAIFFIVSNLGVWLQGWYGVTFSGLVVTFTNALPFYTEMGTRLFVNSFVGDLIFSGVLFGAYAVLQQTMSKRLVKEKAQ
- the secA gene encoding preprotein translocase subunit SecA, giving the protein MIGFLSKIFGGSKSDKDVKLLTPKVAEINKIYEQLHSLSNDELRNKTSEFRSKIKDALSDINNEIAAKKAEAVDHPEADLQNRESIYQEVDKLIKKKDEQLEVVLDELLPEAFAVIKETSRRFSENKEIIATATDLDKDFAVEKDHIRIEGDKVIYNNSWNAAGNTVVWNMVHYDVQLIGGMVLHQGKIAEMATGEGKTLVSTLPAYLNALSGEGVHIVTVNDYLARRDQEWNAPIFEFLGLRTDCIDKHQPSSEERKHAYKADIIYGTNNEFGFDYLRDNMVHSPEEMVQRKHHYAMVDEVDSVLIDDARTPLIIAGPIPRSDEHQFHQLKPRIQKLVEAQRKVINANLTEAKKLIASGNVDKEGGGLHLYRAHRGLPKNKALIKYLSEEGNRQILQKTEYHYLGEQQRHMPKVDVDLLFTIDEKNNSVDLTNKGIALITESGEDPDFFILPDIGSELAEIEKKEVDAEEKAKLKDHLLQDYAIKSERIHSIQQLLKAYTLFEKDDEYVVMDGKVKIVDEQTGRIMEGRRYSDGLHQAIEAKEDVQVEAATQTHATVTLQNYFRMYHKLAGMTGTAETEAGELWEIYKLDVVGIPTNVPIARNDQQDLVYKTTREKYKAVIDEIEALRAVGRPVLVGTTSVEISELLSRMLQQKKIPHQVLNAKQHASEATVVQEAGKAGNVTIATNMAGRGTDIKLGEGVKEAGGLAIIGTERHESRRVDRQLRGRAGRQGDPGSSQFFISLEDDLMRLFQSDRIAGMMDKLGHKEGEVLQHSMITKSIERAQKKVEENNFGIRKRLLEYDDVMNSQRDVIYKRRRHALFGDRLSIDLDNAMYDVCTDIALQAEEHRDYETFKLEAMKHLAVEPNFITAEGFDKVDLNQVGDDLYHQVKEAYTRKSNTIAEIVHPTLQRVKQDNGDRVANIVIPFTDGVKGIQVYSELDEAIEGQGKPVIESLEKAITLSMIDEAWKDHLRAMDDLRTSVQMASYEQKDPLLIYKFEAFNLFKQMLLETNRNIVSFLLRANIPMEEAPQQAAEVPQHTDMSKMRMNKQEIDEAGQSYAADENDIYDSGEPVQRTPVQAGPKIGRNDPCPCGSGKKYKQCHGK
- the recN gene encoding DNA repair protein RecN, whose amino-acid sequence is MLQKLVIKNYAIIDELTFTPDSQLNVITGETGAGKSIIIGALSLILGARADTTVLINKEEKCIVEATFDVRGNKVFRALLTKNELDEEDDCVIRREINKNGKSRAFINDTPVNLTQLNDLTSYLVDLHQQFDHLALADNDFQMNVLDAVAENSKLKEMYRQVFSSYTVSKQELASLKIQQAEIQKEYDYKHFLFEELSQASFTKDEIENAEQQLKQVENAEHIHAAMQQAIVFLEEGETPVINELRRVSQSLEAVSKYASGLDAITKRLNSAQIELKDIVEEIEALRSDISVDDELMHQLSERVDLGYKLLKKHSVNSTNQLLEIQEKLSEDLGQSVDLENKINTLEKELAKLYDSLIVEAKKLTKSRASVVDNLVDQLNSLLVLVGMPNARLSIDLIEQEEPTIKGKDDVAFLFDANKSGQFNPMHKVASGGEMSRIMLCIKSIIAKAVKLPTLIFDEVDTGISGEAAKQVGILLKDLSALHQVICITHQPQIAARGSRHFYVYKEEGSTGKIKTNIRVLEKEERVNVIASMIGGDNPSSATIKNAKELIAQ